Proteins from a genomic interval of Candidatus Deferrimicrobium borealis:
- a CDS encoding cofactor-independent phosphoglycerate mutase → MGGKYIILIGDGMADWPIPAIGNRTPLEAAVKPNMDFMAANGAVGMVQVVPKEMYPGSDVSNLSILGYDPAVVYTGRSPLEAASIGISLGPDDVAVRCNLVALKNDGADSEMEDFSAGHISTSEAAELLASLQEALSDKGVRFHTGVSYRHLMVWPGGCDGVKTTPPHDIHGKKITRYLPQGDGAEFLLTIMEVSRELFSGHPVNRRRAAEGKLPGNSVWLWGQGKAPRIPTFEEKFGLTGSVVAAVDLVKGIGIYAGLEVIAVPGATGYTDTNYRGKAEYALRELERKDFVLIHVEAPDEAGHNGSVEEKIRAIERIDLEMLTPLLARVREKGDLRILLLPDHPTPVAIRTHAQEPVPFVFYPAPPGLATTPGRRYTEADGRDSGQFVPAGTRLIEYLLA, encoded by the coding sequence ATGGGCGGGAAATACATCATCCTGATCGGCGACGGAATGGCGGACTGGCCGATCCCGGCGATCGGCAACCGGACGCCGCTCGAGGCCGCGGTGAAGCCGAACATGGACTTCATGGCGGCCAACGGCGCCGTCGGGATGGTCCAGGTCGTGCCGAAGGAGATGTACCCGGGCAGCGACGTGTCGAATCTGAGCATCCTGGGGTACGACCCCGCCGTCGTCTACACCGGGCGCTCTCCCCTCGAGGCGGCCTCCATCGGCATCTCCCTCGGGCCGGACGACGTCGCGGTCCGCTGTAATCTGGTGGCGCTGAAAAACGACGGGGCCGACTCCGAGATGGAGGATTTCTCCGCCGGGCATATTTCCACCAGCGAGGCGGCGGAGCTCCTCGCCTCCCTTCAGGAGGCGCTTTCCGACAAGGGGGTCCGGTTTCACACGGGCGTGTCGTATCGTCACCTGATGGTCTGGCCCGGGGGATGCGACGGCGTGAAGACGACCCCACCGCACGACATCCATGGGAAGAAGATCACCCGCTACCTTCCCCAGGGGGACGGCGCGGAATTCCTCCTGACGATCATGGAGGTCTCCCGTGAACTCTTCTCCGGCCACCCGGTGAACCGGAGGAGAGCGGCCGAGGGGAAGCTTCCGGGAAACTCCGTCTGGCTCTGGGGGCAGGGGAAGGCCCCCCGCATCCCCACGTTCGAGGAGAAGTTCGGCCTGACCGGGTCCGTGGTCGCCGCGGTCGACCTCGTCAAGGGGATCGGGATCTACGCGGGGCTCGAAGTGATCGCCGTTCCCGGCGCCACCGGGTACACCGACACGAACTACCGGGGAAAGGCGGAGTACGCCCTTCGCGAGCTCGAGCGGAAGGACTTCGTCCTGATCCACGTGGAGGCCCCCGACGAGGCGGGACACAACGGGAGCGTCGAGGAGAAGATCCGCGCGATCGAGCGGATCGACCTGGAGATGCTGACCCCGCTCCTCGCGAGGGTGCGGGAGAAGGGGGACCTCCGGATTCTCCTCCTGCCGGACCATCCGACCCCGGTCGCCATCCGGACCCACGCGCAGGAGCCGGTTCCGTTCGTCTTCTACCCGGCGCCACCGGGATTGGCCACGACTCCCGGGAGGCGGTACACGGAAGCGGACGGCCGCGATTCCGGGCAATTCGTCCCGGCGGGCACCCGCCTGATCGAATACCTGCTCGCCTGA
- a CDS encoding acyl-CoA thioesterase, with the protein MEHVATVRVIFGDTDAAGIVYYGNYLRWFEVGRAELMRRKGFSYLATMERGVLLPVIEASARYHAPARYDDVLRIHAEIRDIRGVRLTFGYRIERDDGTPLVTGHTEHAFTGRDGRPVRPPEEFRALSISNDISREKGA; encoded by the coding sequence GTGGAGCATGTCGCCACCGTTCGGGTGATCTTCGGCGACACGGACGCCGCCGGGATCGTCTACTACGGAAATTACCTCCGCTGGTTCGAGGTCGGCCGGGCGGAGCTGATGCGGCGAAAAGGGTTTTCGTACCTCGCCACGATGGAGCGGGGGGTGCTCCTGCCCGTCATCGAGGCGAGCGCCCGTTACCACGCACCCGCGCGGTACGACGACGTCCTCCGGATCCACGCGGAGATCCGGGACATCCGGGGGGTGCGCCTGACGTTCGGGTACCGGATCGAGCGGGACGACGGGACTCCCCTGGTGACGGGGCACACGGAGCACGCATTCACCGGGCGGGACGGCAGGCCGGTACGGCCCCCCGAGGAGTTCCGCGCGCTGTCGATATCGAACGACATATCCCGGGAAAAGGGGGCC